From a single Zygotorulaspora mrakii chromosome 2, complete sequence genomic region:
- the SNT2 gene encoding DNA-binding E3 ubiquitin-protein ligase SNT2 (similar to Saccharomyces cerevisiae SNT2 (YGL131C); ancestral locus Anc_6.229), which produces MCELRYIQTETSQTICRDMAHNDSKSMPKQRAGTRSVNYSEKEADADLIRRIDQFEKVDTKSKPPNRVGRPRSNKSTADKNGNTGTSSGVTKNKHQSFLNDKAVGWNFIPVLPPNLRKTSRFSNILDLKDALVNVSQNTLKNSDRLLLKAGDTIYMVSEPPGEPYYIGRVVQFVPKVEFSQLIDKLKAVTSELSAKYFHVKMNWFYRSRDIQDKTSNFDTRLVYASLHEDICPIISYRGKCTVLHVDEFENENSNTAEFITRPNVFYFDQLFDRYSLAYYNVVSSEKLLTLHKSSPFLYLLSKRFRYMFIEDKYPLNKILRKYVIKDNTSENEANDESWDDRCSVCREWCRSSQRLKCDECYSCVHLHCMDPPLEKKPNKGIIWLCFNCLKRHEGTSEALRELNDEQTKQTESIGAFKDKLDCISRNVIEEGDSKVDERHWFQYMGQNMICHLEDLLQRNFYIPYPFKNSRIGIKYQWAGNAKFEKWEPVPYSTDRTDERGSDQTSDLLWVMEDGKINDGSLEAYIQKCKDKFPAELKIMAESCNFLDMITKALMDQNYSLDRAFSECKKLLSRESLREPTFSTLEVEKFENAVAQYGSELHLVCKDVDSQPMSSIVRYYYYWKKTENGQRIWGGFKGRPKNKAKLNAADKEVEKLTNKGKSPRERKPTKLALENKNTVVKEELKFLDESCFETENLSLVRTCFKCVFCDIDYSPLWYKITGGCDDEHVKNKMHTGFNDKFENKTGAHKEVNNVRKKTSGESNDSSNKQPRLDALCIRCARLWRRYGIKWQPPVDILKRLSGNSMYVLNSNIDQALEERNANVLTSKPEQARNKLLEWEQVTDSEFILRQRPDFIQNPDHFAKLKTNTLSSRSALYRLAKKPIDKNQFNIEHSRRELENLLATVMRKQAKTIDHRPKSAPVVKKEKQETATKSKSTPQGDLPKKSPTPPILTAVNYGIDLNSGGDIQIEIPSLNGKLGTVTIKNNFEKVIIDEILLDQLKRLSTARKRTHFEESSILSFEPSLKARKIDNDGILGSTSNHDPMPMANIRPSPEVVHENSTTALLRAYRNSVTPREGPPGVKFSIDAKRSSNDDIQRSEYCSVCRQKFEKFQYKDLCCHNCGMRVHYCCYGANRDKENFHEVGSKNSTWICDPCSNDLNPSASTNYKCVLCYSKNREFEFSKNPNDGALREALKCTNSGSWAHAACAIFNKDIKFGSASSLQPIMNTKLALMKNSNNSCGLCGIEGGGLVKCDLCERLFHVTCSQKNPGFSLVFKMADIHRSDNEATVSGNSHYFTPVLLCNDHQMNPADVNSVYASLDTRISNKSSSLMNIFMSSRNYESKYNMVYERYLEQRECEEKDTTKVKTDGISENVNEIECTDTSIDGNPPLDDEKVKEAVSFLQDLCTRKKNESRKSEQTDENFCDFIQTYTSKSDSYGNRGEELSEAEVKMLMDGINPDDFDIQCSKDGKESKRKKQKNKIKELVNSSK; this is translated from the coding sequence ATGTGCGAGTTGCGCTATATCCAGACAGAAACTAGTCAAACTATATGCAGAGATATGGCTCacaatgattcaaaatcaatgcCAAAACAGAGAGCAGGAACTAGGTCTGTAAACTACAGTGAAAAAGAGGCTGATGCAGATCTTATCCGAagaattgatcaattcGAGAAAGTCGATACCAAGTCAAAACCCCCAAACCGTGTCGGTCGGCCAAGGTCCAATAAATCTACAGCAGATAAGAATGGTAATACGGGGACTTCATCAGGCGTGACCAAGAACAAACATCAAAGCTTTTTGAATGACAAGGCTGTGGGATGGAACTTCATTCCTGTACTTCCGCCGAACTTACGGAAGACAAGCAGATTTTCCAATATCCTAGATTTGAAGGATGCACTGGTAAATGTCTCCCAAAATACtctcaaaaattctgaCCGCCTGCTCCTGAAGGCTGGGGATACGATTTACATGGTTTCTGAGCCGCCTGGGGAGCCTTACTATATTGGTCGAGTGGTGCAATTTGTCCCCAAAGTAGAGTTCTCACAACTGATTGATAAGCTGAAAGCAGTCACAAGTGAACTATCTGCGAAATACTTTCATGTAAAAATGAATTGGTTTTACAGATCGCGAGATATTCAGGATAAAACCtcaaattttgatacaAGACTTGTGTACGCATCTTTGCATGAAGATATTTGCCCCATAATATCATATAGAGGGAAGTGTACAGTGTTACAtgttgatgaatttgaaaatgaaaactcaAATACCGCTGAGTTCATAACCAGACCAAATGTCTTCTATTTTGATCAGCTGTTCGATAGATATTCATTAGCCTATTACAACGTAGTAAGCTCAGAAAAGTTGCTCACCTTACACAAAAGTTCACCCTTTTTATACTTACTGAGCAAAAGATTTCGGTACATGTTCATAGAGGATAAATATCCTTTGAATAAAATACTCCGAAAATATGTCATCAAGGACAATACATCTGAGAACGAAGCGAATGATGAAAGTTGGGATGATAGATGCTCTGTCTGTAGGGAATGGTGTAGGTCTAGCCAGAGACTTAAATGCGACGAATGCTATTCTTGCGTCCATTTGCATTGCATGGATCCGCCATTGGAGAAGAAACCGAATAAAGGTATTATATGGTTATGTTTTAATTGCTTGAAGCGTCACGAAGGCACCAGCGAAGCGCTAAGAGAGTTAAATGATGAACAAACAAAACAAACGGAGAGTATTGGTGCCTTCAAGGACAAGCTGGACTGTATATCGAGGAATGTAATCGAAGAGGGTGATTCAAAAGTAGATGAGAGACACTGGTTCCAATACATGGGGCAAAATATGATCTGCCACCTGGAAGATCTGTTACAAAGAAACTTTTACATTCCTTATCCCTTTAAAAACTCAAGAATTGGTATAAAGTACCAATGGGCAGGCAATGCAAAGTTCGAGAAGTGGGAGCCTGTACCTTATAGCACGGACAGAACAGATGAACGAGGCTCAGACCAAACTAGTGATCTTTTGTGGGTGATGGAAGACGGCAAAATCAACGATGGTTCATTAGAGGcatatattcaaaaatgtaaGGACAAATTTCCTGCAGAACTTAAGATTATGGCTGAAAGCTGTAATTTTTTAGATATGATTACCAAAGCACTAATGGATCAAAACTATAGCCTGGATCGCGCATTCTCCGAATGTAAGAAACTCTTATCTCGAGAGTCTCTAAGGGAACCGACTTTTTCTACTTTAGAAgttgagaaatttgaaaatgctgTGGCACAATATGGAAGTGAACTGCATTTAGTGTGCAAGGATGTCGATAGCCAACCCATGTCCTCAATTGTAagatattattattattggaaaaaaactgAGAATGGACAACGTATATGGGGTGGATTCAAAGGTCGTCCCAAGAATAAAGCTAAGCTCAACGCTGCAGACAAGGAGGTAGAGAAACTCACaaacaaaggaaaatcTCCAAGAGAGCGAAAACCCACAAAATTGGCAttggaaaataaaaatactGTAGTGAAGGAAGAGCTCAAATTTTTAGACGAATCATGTTTCGAAACAGAGAATTTATCATTAGTAAGAACCTGTTTTAAGTGCGTTTTCTGCGATATTGATTATTCACCTCTTTGGTATAAAATTACAGGTGGTTGCGATGATGAACATGTGAAGAACAAGATGCACACAGGCTTTaatgataaatttgaaaacaaaacagGCGCTCATAAAGAAGTAAATAATGttcgaaaaaaaacatcTGGGGAAAGTAATGATTCGTCGAATAAACAGCCCAGGTTAGATGCTCTTTGCATTAGGTGTGCACGTTTATGGAGGCGATACGGTATAAAGTGGCAGCCACCTGTAGATATTTTAAAGCGCTTAAGTGGGAATAGTATGTACGTTTTGAATTCGAACATTGACCAAGCTCTTGAAGAGAGAAACGCGAATGTGTTAACAAGTAAACCAGAGCAGGCACGCAATAAATTGTTAGAGTGGGAACAAGTAACCGATTCAGAGTTTATTTTAAGGCAGCGCCCtgatttcattcaaaacCCGGACCACTTTGCAAAACTGAAGACAAATACTCTATCTTCCCGCTCAGCATTGTACCGATTAGCAAAAAAGCCAATTGATAAGAATCAATTTAATATCGAGCATTCGAGGAGAGAGCTTGAAAATCTTCTAGCTACAGTGATGCGGAAACAAGCAAAAACTATTGACCATAGGCCAAAATCTGCACCAGTTgttaaaaaagaaaaacagGAAACTGCAACTAAATCTAAGTCAACGCCTCAAGGAGaccttccaaaaaaaagcCCAACGCCACCTATTTTGACAGCCGTCAATTATGGgattgatttgaattctGGTGGCGATATACAGATAGAGATTCCATCGTTGAATGGTAAATTGGGCACAGTAACAATTAAgaataattttgaaaaagtcatAATTGATGAGATTTTGCTTGATCAGTTAAAACGATTATCTACAGCAAGAAAGAGGACGCATTTTGAAGAGAGTAGTATCTTGAGTTTCGAACCCTCTCTCAAGGCGCGAAAGATAGATAATGATGGTATATTGGGGTCAACTTCCAACCACGACCCGATGCCAATGGCTAATATCAGACCTTCACCTGAAGTTGTTCATGAAAATAGTACAACAGCATTGCTGCGAGCCTATCGCAATTCAGTGACACCTCGCGAAGGTCCCCCTGGCGttaaattttcaattgatgcTAAAAGGAGCAGCAATGATGATATTCAGCGCAGCGAGTACTGCTCCGTTTGTAggcaaaaatttgaaaaattccaGTACAAAGACCTATGCTGTCATAATTGTGGAATGCGTGTCCATTACTGTTGCTATGGTGCGAACAGAGACAAGGAAAATTTCCATGAGGTCGGTTCTAAAAATTCTACATGGATTTGCGATCCTTGTTCTAACGATTTGAATCCAAGTGCCTCCACAAATTATAAGTGTGTCTTATgctattcaaaaaatcgaGAATTTGAGTTTTCGAAGAATCCAAACGATGGTGCGTTACGTGAGGCCCTCAAATGTACAAATTCAGGATCTTGGGCTCATGCGGCTTGTGCTATATTCAATAAAGATATTAAATTTGGCTCGGCAAGTTCGTTACAACCCATTATGAACACAAAACTAGCTCTTATGAAAAACTCAAACAATTCCTGTGGCTTGTGTGGTATAGAAGGCGGTGGTCTAGTAAAATGCGATTTATGTGAAAGACTATTTCATGTTACCTGCTCTCAAAAAAATCCGGGCTTCTCTTTGGTATTCAAAATGGCAGATATACACCGTTCTGATAATGAAGCCACTGTTTCCGGCAATTCTCACTACTTTACTCCTGTTTTATTATGCAATGATCATCAAATGAATCCTGCGGACGTGAACAGTGTATATGCATCACTGGATACAAGAATTAGTAataaatcatcttctttgatgAACATTTTTATGAGCAGTCGTAATTATGAAAGCAAATACAATATGGTCTATGAGCGATACTTGGAGCAAAGAGAATGCGAGGAAAAAGACACGACGAAGGTGAAGACAGACGGGATTTCTGAGAACGTTAACGAGATAGAATGCACTGATACTAGTATTGATGGAAATCCTCCTCTTGATGACGAAAAAGTAAAAGAAGCAGTGAGCTTCTTGCAAGATTTGTGcacaagaaaaaagaatgaaagtAGAAAATCTGAACAAACTGATGAGAATTTCTGTGACTTTATCCAAACATATACTTCCAAATCTGACTCTTATGGTAATAGAGGAGAGGAACTGTCGGAGGCTGAAGTAAAAATGTTAATGGACGGCATAAACCCAGATGATTTCGATATCCAGTGCTCAAAGGATGGAAAGGAAAGTAAGaggaaaaagcaaaagaataaaataaaagagCTAGTAAATAGTAGTAAATAG
- the LEA1 gene encoding U2 snRNP complex subunit LEA1 (similar to Saccharomyces cerevisiae LEA1 (YPL213W); ancestral locus Anc_6.230): MKITPSVVIDAPEYYVDHFNGKYNLDKCTILRNLRLESDSEAMSSSLKHIAKPTRVLDFTNNELILIPDLQLRTDIHTILLGRNQISHVDGKALPSRLVNLVLASNNIAHFEQLNGLQASPKTLKNVVLRGNQVCHLQGYREYVVRLLPQLEVLDFTRVTPKDREKSKVESPIGAPSMSISSDNFRNEPRDKSMEIMNLVVGKMSEEKRKVLNQQLKNATSLAEIAKIEKLLSGRVQ; encoded by the coding sequence ATGAAGATCACTCCTAGTGTAGTTATTGACGCACCAGAGTACTATGTAGATCACTTCAATGGCAAATACAATTTAGATAAATGCACTATTTTGAGGAATTTGCGACTAGAAAGCGACTCAGAAGCTATGAGCTCAAGTTTAAAACACATTGCAAAGCCGACGCGTGTGCTGGATTTTACTAATAACGAACTAATATTGATTCCAGACTTGCAGCTGCGAACCGATATTCACACTATTCTGCTTGGACGAAATCAAATATCTCATGTGGATGGAAAAGCCCTGCCATCGAGGCTTGTGAATTTAGTACTTGCAAGTAATAACATTGCACACTTCGAGCAACTTAATGGGCTTCAAGCTTCTCCAAAAACCCTCAAGAACGTAGTGCTGCGAGGAAATCAAGTGTGTCATTTACAAGGCTATAGAGAGTACGTTGTGCGTTTGCTTCCTCAACTTGAAGTTTTGGATTTCACTCGTGTTACGCCCAAGGACAGAGAAAAGTCAAAAGTTGAGTCACCCATCGGTGCCCCTAGTATGAGCATATCTTCAGATAATTTCAGGAACGAACCTAGGGATAAATCGATGGAAATCATGAATTTGGTTGTGGGTAAAATGTCAGAAGAGAAGCGCAAGGTACTCAATcaacagttgaaaaatgctaCCTCGTTGGCAGAAATTGCGAAGATAGAAAAGTTGTTATCGGGCAGAGTACAATAA
- the THI6 gene encoding bifunctional hydroxyethylthiazole kinase/thiamine-phosphate diphosphorylase (similar to Saccharomyces cerevisiae THI6 (YPL214C); ancestral locus Anc_6.231): MFDKKSVDYSLYLVTDSGMLPTGTSLYSQVKAGLENGVTLVQLREKETDTKTFVEEALKIHELCQQFNVPLIINDRIDVALAINAEGVHVGQDDMPIPLVRKLLGPNKILGWSVGKTSEVERLAQWGPEMIDYIGIGMVFATSTKKNPKKSPMGPQGVIGILNALETSKATWCRTVAIGGLHPVNIERVLYQCVSTSGKRSLDGISVVSDIMAAADAAAATVNLHTLLRKKTFQFVDLYLGNGELKPEGLKNVIEQVKQNRPLVQHITNKVHQNFGANVTLALGSSPIMSEIKSEVHDLARIPHATLLLNTGSVAPLDMVQEAILAYNQVGRPIVFDPVGYSATETRHVLNDTLLSSGQFTCIKGNSSEILSLAKLSVEKMKGVDAHTGTIDKKLLERATRLVAYQYKTVVVCTGEYDFIADGTVSGQYALSVGSRGKTVETIPCLVIENGPIEIMGHITASGCSLGSTIACFIGGLNTNGNLFEAVVAAVLLYKSAGKLAAERCQGSGSFYFQLVDALYQLFRDNKPETWTANFQRL; this comes from the coding sequence ATGTTTGATAAGAAAAGTGTTGATTACAGTCTGTATCTAGTTACTGATTCTGGTATGCTACCCACGGGTACTTCACTATATTCGCAGGTCAAGGCTGGCCTAGAGAATGGTGTAACATTGGTGCAATTGCGTGAGAAAGAAACGGATACAAAAACATTCGTTGAGGAAGCACTGAAGATACACGAATTGTGCCAACAATTCAATGTGCCCCTGATAATTAACGACCGTATTGATGTAGCATTAGCAATTAACGCTGAGGGTGTTCACGTTGGTCAAGACGACATGCCTATTCCCCTGGTTAGGAAACTATTAGGCCCTAACAAGATACTCGGATGGAGTGTTGGAAAGACAAGTGAGGTGGAAAGATTAGCGCAGTGGGGACCAGAGATGATCGACTATATTGGAATTGGCATGGTTTTCGCTACAAgtacaaagaaaaatccaaaGAAATCTCCGATGGGACCACAAGGGGTGATTGGAATATTGAATGCCTTAGAGACAAGCAAGGCAACTTGGTGTAGAACTGTTGCGATTGGTGGACTGCATCCTGTAAACATTGAAAGAGTGCTGTACCAATGTGTTTCGACCAGCGGTAAAAGATCCCTCGATGGTATCAGTGTCGTCAGCGACATCATGGCAGCTGCGGATGCCGCAGCAGCCACCGTTAATTTGCATACTTTACTTCGCAAGAAAACTTTCCAATTTGTTGATCTGTATCTTGGCAATGGTGAATTGAAACCTGAGGGGCTCAAAAATGTCATCGAACAAGTGAAGCAAAACCGCCCACTTGTGCAACACATTACTAATAAAGTGCATCAAAACTTTGGTGCAAACGTTACTTTAGCACTGGGATCTTCTCCAATCATGTCTGAAATAAAATCTGAAGTGCATGATCTCGCACGTATACCACATGCCACTTTGCTGTTGAATACTGGCTCGGTAGCTCCATTAGATATGGTTCAAGAAGCCATTTTGGCCTACAATCAGGTTGGAAGGccaattgtttttgatccCGTGGGCTATAGTGCTACTGAAACAAGACATGTCTTAAATGATACCCTACTTTCTTCTGGACAATTTACCTGTATTAAGGGTAATTCGAGTGAAATTCTTTCCTTGGCGAAGCTTTCCgtggaaaagatgaaaggTGTGGATGCTCACACCGGAACAATCGACAAAAAGTTACTGGAGCGCGCTACTCGTCTTGTAGCTTATCAGTATAAAACTGTTGTCGTGTGTACTGGCGAGTACGATTTTATTGCGGATGGAACAGTATCCGGTCAATATGCACTATCCGTCGGTTCAAGAGGCAAAACAGTGGAGACAATCCCTTGTTTAGTGATTGAGAATGGTCCAATTGAAATCATGGGGCATATAACTGCAAGTGGATGCTCCCTTGGATCCACGATTGCATGCTTCATTGGTGGCTTAAACACCAATGGAAATCTGTTCGAGGCGGTTGTAGCTGCTGTTTTGCTCTACAAATCTGCCGGCAAATTAGCTGCTGAGCGTTGCCAAGGAAGTGGTAGCTTTTACTTTCAATTAGTCGATGCCTTATATCAATTATTTCGCGATAATAAACCAGAAACTTGGACTGCTAATTTCCAACGTCTGTAG
- the CBP3 gene encoding Cbp3p (similar to Saccharomyces cerevisiae CBP3 (YPL215W); ancestral locus Anc_6.232) — MFPRGALQGGTFPTLRILPICSRAYLSQSNVFYNQLTRGDLAASPENIAKDSHLQSRPLDVSHYAPVKPAKKKVSESKYESTTYELPKWKEALGELVIRTFNLDMDKVRAGSVAGSYYYNMCKEQALQYENKELSDTAKFFYEDLKLPRTFSQWFQVTILHEWMLFVRMRAMPFKYGRNYQQKLVDRTFSDIEMRLFEEMNVNSGRIADQYLKDFNSQLRGAIFAYDEGFYTDDATLATAVWRNLFGGRKNIDFVHLEAVVRYIRSQLYVLSMLSDREFALGNFKFVPANESVSVLTKEQEKELKKKVIEKYEAMDKNKDLLPSDRSKLSYTN, encoded by the coding sequence atGTTTCCTCGTGGTGCACTTCAGGGCGGAACTTTCCCTACTCTTCGAATTCTGCCAATCTGTTCGCGGGCATACCTGTCTCAAAGCAATGTTTTCTATAATCAGTTGACAAGAGGTGATTTAGCTGCTTCTCCAGAAAACATCGCCAAAGACTCTCATTTACAATCAAGACCTCTAGATGTTTCGCACTATGCACCCGTGAAACCTgcgaagaaaaaagtgtcAGAGTCAAAATACGAATCCACGACATACGAGTTACCTAAATGGAAGGAAGCACTGGGTGAGCTTGTAATTCGCACTTTCAACTTAGATATGGACAAGGTTAGGGCAGGATCAGTTGCTGGCTCCTACTACTACAACATGTGTAAGGAGCAGGCTTTACaatatgaaaataaagaactCTCCGATACTGCAAAGTTTTTTTACGAGGATCTGAAACTTCCCCGCACATTTTCCCAGTGGTTCCAAGTGACTATCTTACATGAGTGGATGTTGTTTGTTCGTATGCGTGCTATGCCTTTCAAATATGGCAGGAACTATCAACAGAAGTTGGTCGATAGAACTTTTTCAGACATTGAAATGCGGTTGTTCGAAGAGATGAACGTTAACTCTGGGAGAATCGCTGACCAGTATCTAAAAGATTTCAACAGCCAACTTCGCGGTGCAATTTTCGCCTATGACGAAGGTTTTTACACGGACGATGCTACATTGGCGACCGCTGTATGGAGAAATTTGTTTGGTGGTAGAAAGAACATAGATTTTGTGCATCTGGAAGCTGTTGTGAGATATATTCGCTCGCAGCTTTATGTATTGAGTATGCTTTCCGACAGGGAATTTGCGTTGGGCAATTTTAAATTCGTTCCAGCTAATGAATCTGTTAGTGTACTAACCAAAGAACAGGAGAAAGAGCTTAAGAAAAaagtcattgaaaaatacgaAGCTATGGATAAGAATAAAGATTTATTACCGAGCGACAGGAGTAAGCTTTCATACACCAACTAG